In a single window of the Gossypium hirsutum isolate 1008001.06 chromosome A13, Gossypium_hirsutum_v2.1, whole genome shotgun sequence genome:
- the LOC107899748 gene encoding uncharacterized protein: MIYPFLCGTLHHQQEDDGIWSSSPVCSPRKSKRKKDTKNPYSTRGLDQFSALLAELEEKRQKIYSQTGSQSMVRFVYKNSNDCVPVVVNLKDKKEEKTKPENTKERYVSEPINKLQTPSGSDKNMDMKVKKRFSWNSALRKPSHYIPAIIILILLILVFFGRSVAILGTCIGWYVVPTINGEGSNLRTSMKKKDYGRRQSGNKLVGGKLSFQKS, from the coding sequence ATGATTTATCCTTTTCTTTGTGGTACTCTCCATCACCAACAAGAAGATGATGGAATCTGGTCTAGCAGCCCTGTTTGTTCACCGAGaaaatcaaaaagaaagaaagacacCAAGAACCCCTACTCAACACGGGGGCTTGACCAATTTTCTGCACTTTTAGCAGAACTTGAAGAGAAAAGGCAAAAAATTTACTCACAAACGGGATCACAAAGCATGGTTCGATTCGTCTATAAGAACTCAAACGACTGTGTCCCAGTTGTGGTAAATCTGAAAGacaagaaagaagagaaaaccaAACCAGAAAACACCAAAGAAAGGTATGTTTCCGAACCCATTAATAAGCTTCAAACCCCATCAGGATCTGATAAAAACATGGATATGAAAGTGAAGAAGAGATTTTCATGGAATAGTGCTCTGAGAAAGCCTTCTCATTACATCCCAGCAATTATAATATTGATTTTGTTGATTTTGGTGTTTTTCGGAAGATCAGTTGCAATATTAGGTACTTGTATTGGATGGTATGTAGTTCCTACAATCAATGGGGAAGGATCAAATTTAAGAACatcaatgaaaaagaaagattatGGGAGAAGACAGAGTGGAAATAAATTGGTTGGTGGGAAACTATCCTTCCAAAAGAGTTAA